A single window of Sphingobacterium sp. ML3W DNA harbors:
- a CDS encoding NADH-quinone oxidoreductase subunit N — protein sequence MSAFASSISSILNHIIASLPLFKPELALMVAFVCSIVCSLFVDKIWKHSSFAVTIVGLLFSLYFLFGQLHFGMGQSGFFDMIKIDKLSILSRGIISLSTLLIVIFIQQRFTEQKRPIADLYAVLITATLGLYLLTLSSNWLLLFIAIETVSISSYVMVGYFSKTKFEAEAAMKYVLFGSVCAAVMLYGLSLIYGFTGNLNFDSAQHIQGLIEAPKIMTSIAFLFLLTGIGFKLSFAPFHVWSPDVYQGAPTPITAYLSTVPKIGALVLLSRLLASWTASPFYYSEFLTTVIIIIAIATMLIGNLAALKQGDVKRMMAYSSIGHTGILLMVSLVYTPEDHNVMLFYLAIYALMNIAVFIFIDQLEQSLGTTNITSYKGLGKRYPIIFVSFSILLISLIGLPPTAGFIGKLLVFSKVFEQYQTAQEVSLLLLLIVGALTSVISLFFYFKIPLQAFLRETPTHIALSKFNGLLLFIAVALSILVILLGLYPSLLLNLLK from the coding sequence ATGTCAGCATTTGCTTCTTCAATTTCGTCAATCTTAAACCATATCATAGCAAGCCTTCCCTTGTTTAAGCCGGAACTTGCCCTTATGGTTGCTTTTGTGTGCAGTATTGTTTGTAGCTTATTTGTAGATAAAATATGGAAACATAGTTCATTTGCTGTTACCATAGTGGGACTGCTATTCAGCTTATATTTTCTATTTGGGCAACTGCATTTCGGGATGGGGCAGTCTGGATTTTTTGACATGATAAAAATCGATAAGTTGTCTATCCTATCTCGGGGCATCATATCGCTATCCACCCTGTTGATCGTTATTTTCATTCAGCAGCGATTTACCGAGCAAAAACGTCCCATTGCAGATCTATATGCTGTTTTAATCACAGCAACGTTAGGGTTATACTTATTGACCTTAAGTAGCAATTGGTTGTTGCTATTTATCGCTATCGAAACGGTATCGATCAGCTCTTACGTGATGGTAGGTTACTTTTCCAAAACGAAGTTTGAAGCTGAGGCAGCCATGAAATATGTACTTTTTGGTTCTGTCTGTGCAGCAGTTATGTTGTATGGATTATCGCTGATCTACGGTTTCACGGGAAACTTGAATTTCGATTCTGCACAACATATTCAAGGACTCATTGAAGCTCCTAAAATCATGACGAGTATTGCTTTTCTCTTTTTACTTACTGGTATCGGGTTTAAGTTGAGCTTTGCTCCATTTCATGTCTGGAGTCCTGATGTTTATCAAGGTGCACCAACGCCTATCACAGCATATCTATCAACGGTACCAAAAATAGGTGCGCTCGTACTTTTATCCCGCCTATTGGCAAGCTGGACTGCTAGTCCGTTCTATTATTCAGAATTCTTGACTACCGTTATCATCATCATTGCAATTGCCACTATGCTTATTGGAAATTTAGCAGCATTAAAGCAAGGAGATGTCAAAAGGATGATGGCTTATTCATCTATAGGACATACGGGTATATTATTGATGGTATCGCTTGTCTATACACCAGAGGATCATAATGTCATGCTGTTCTATCTCGCCATTTATGCGCTGATGAATATTGCGGTTTTCATATTTATAGATCAATTGGAGCAATCACTTGGAACAACTAATATCACGTCTTATAAAGGTTTGGGTAAAAGGTACCCTATCATCTTCGTGAGCTTCTCTATCTTGTTGATTTCCTTGATTGGTCTCCCTCCTACTGCAGGATTTATCGGGAAACTGCTTGTTTTTTCTAAAGTTTTCGAACAGTATCAAACCGCACAGGAAGTTTCCTTGTTACTTTTACTTATCGTAGGTGCTTTAACCTCCGTAATTTCGTTATTCTTTTACTTCAAAATTCCATTACAAGCATTCTTAAGAGAGACTCCAACGCATATTGCGCTATCCAAATTCAACGGATTACTGCTATTTATTGCTGTTGCATTAAGTATCTTGGTCATTCTACTGGGATTATACCCGAGTTTACTTTTGAATCTCTTAAAATAG
- a CDS encoding glycosyltransferase family 2 protein, translating to MPKAKISVFLITFNEEKNVGKTLEKLTWCDEIIVVDSFSTDRTVEIAEQFGAKVIQMNFEGFGRQKQAALDACQYPWKLSIDADEVLDDKLISSIKHILESDQEYQAYYIKRRQVFMGKIFRYGDESGRKILRLVSDGARFTTDAVHEVLQTNGKIGVLEGYMLHDSYASYHAYVNTMNSYTTLNVEKALKKGKNYSFLQVLLKPKFQFFRKYILNLNFLNGIEGYYWSKLSAYYVFLKCLKVKEAYHKRKHG from the coding sequence ATGCCTAAAGCTAAGATTTCAGTGTTTCTGATTACTTTTAACGAAGAGAAAAATGTCGGAAAAACCCTAGAAAAATTAACCTGGTGTGATGAAATCATTGTCGTAGACTCATTTAGTACAGACCGAACTGTAGAAATTGCAGAACAGTTTGGCGCTAAAGTGATACAGATGAATTTCGAAGGTTTTGGTAGGCAAAAACAAGCGGCATTGGATGCATGTCAATATCCATGGAAATTGTCCATTGATGCTGATGAGGTATTGGATGATAAACTGATATCAAGCATCAAACATATCCTAGAAAGTGATCAGGAGTATCAGGCATATTATATAAAAAGAAGACAGGTTTTCATGGGTAAAATATTCAGATATGGTGATGAGTCAGGCAGAAAGATTTTACGTTTAGTATCTGATGGTGCTCGATTTACAACAGATGCTGTTCATGAAGTATTGCAGACTAATGGAAAAATAGGTGTCCTCGAGGGCTATATGCTACATGATAGCTATGCTTCATATCATGCCTATGTTAATACCATGAATAGCTATACGACCCTTAACGTGGAGAAAGCATTAAAAAAAGGAAAGAATTACTCTTTTTTACAGGTTTTACTTAAACCGAAGTTTCAATTTTTTAGAAAATACATCCTAAATCTCAATTTTTTAAATGGTATTGAAGGATATTATTGGAGTAAGCTTTCGGCTTATTATGTTTTCTTGAAATGTTTAAAAGTGAAAGAGGCCTATCATAAAAGGAAACACGGCTAA
- a CDS encoding glycosyltransferase family 4 protein — protein MLKIGFDAKRFFHNQTGLGNYSRDLIRILRTYYPEQTYLLYTPKLGKSHYNNLVPSDIVKQPTGFINNILSSHWRSSRIVNDLDLDKVDIYHGLSGEIPRGLENTSIRSVVTIHDLIFIRYPELYKKIDRTLYHKKFKYACDHADQIVAISEQTKQDIIAFFHIPESKIKVIYQGCHESFKTVKTEQEKQDLISKLGLPKEFILNVGTIEPRKNALSIVEAIVDKDISLVIVGKQTSYSKEIQAYVTQHQMEDRVIFLQGLSMQELSVLYSLATIFVYPSIFEGFGIPIIEALYSGTPVITSKSGVFPEAGGPFSCYVDPNDINQLGEAVDTILNSTEKQQEMREKGLEYAQRFNDGLLAEQWMNLYKNLGNENRIF, from the coding sequence ATGTTGAAAATAGGATTTGATGCAAAACGTTTCTTTCATAATCAGACCGGCTTAGGAAATTACAGTCGTGATCTGATTCGTATCCTCCGTACGTATTATCCTGAACAAACCTATTTATTGTATACACCAAAACTTGGAAAATCCCATTATAATAATTTGGTTCCGAGTGATATCGTTAAGCAACCTACTGGCTTTATAAACAACATCTTATCTAGCCATTGGCGTTCAAGCCGTATTGTGAATGATCTTGATCTGGACAAGGTCGATATCTACCATGGCCTTTCTGGTGAAATTCCAAGAGGATTGGAAAACACTTCAATTAGATCGGTCGTGACCATCCATGATTTAATTTTCATTCGTTACCCCGAACTTTATAAAAAAATAGATCGTACCCTTTATCATAAAAAATTCAAATATGCCTGCGATCATGCCGATCAAATCGTAGCAATAAGTGAGCAGACAAAGCAAGACATCATCGCGTTCTTTCATATCCCAGAGAGTAAGATTAAAGTCATCTATCAAGGATGTCATGAATCATTTAAAACAGTTAAAACGGAACAGGAAAAGCAAGACTTAATTAGCAAACTGGGGTTACCGAAAGAATTTATCTTAAATGTAGGGACCATCGAACCTCGAAAAAATGCGCTATCTATAGTCGAAGCAATTGTTGATAAGGATATTTCCTTGGTTATTGTTGGCAAACAAACGTCTTATTCAAAGGAAATCCAAGCCTATGTTACGCAACATCAAATGGAAGATCGGGTGATTTTTTTACAAGGCTTAAGTATGCAGGAATTATCCGTACTTTATAGCCTTGCTACAATTTTCGTTTATCCATCCATTTTTGAAGGCTTTGGCATACCGATTATTGAAGCATTGTATAGTGGAACTCCAGTGATTACATCGAAATCAGGTGTTTTTCCGGAAGCTGGTGGCCCCTTCTCCTGCTATGTCGACCCCAATGATATTAATCAGTTGGGCGAAGCGGTAGATACCATTCTAAATTCCACGGAAAAACAGCAAGAAATGCGTGAAAAGGGCTTGGAATATGCACAACGATTCAATGATGGTTTATTGGCTGAGCAATGGATGAATCTTTATAAAAATTTAGGTAATGAAAATAGGATTTTTTAA
- a CDS encoding glycosyltransferase family 9 protein translates to MALPSKIIVTRFSAMGDVAMVASVLKEFVKQFPSVSIIMVSRPLFKAFFENIPNVQFHAFYPKDKHKGLKGILALKKELALEGADALADLHFNLRSRILAFLLKRSGLQVKQLDKGRAEKKMLTRLKNKVLTPLKPTVERYADVFRQLGFQFVLQHQLEPKKLPLPNLAHALFSDDGSKKIGIAPFAQHPYKVFPLAKMQEVIANLSQKNVDIFIFGGGKTEQDQAQKWQALYPNVHNTIGRFTLKEELALIANLDLMISMDSSGMHMASLMGVRCISIWGATHPFAGFLGHGQSLDDCIQVAHPNRPNSIYGNKACNCDGIEAIDLVTPEMIINKIKQII, encoded by the coding sequence ATGGCTTTACCTTCTAAAATAATTGTTACTCGTTTTTCTGCCATGGGAGATGTTGCCATGGTGGCTTCTGTATTGAAGGAATTTGTAAAACAATTTCCTTCGGTATCAATTATTATGGTAAGTCGTCCGCTATTTAAAGCTTTCTTTGAGAACATTCCCAATGTGCAATTCCATGCCTTTTATCCTAAAGATAAACATAAGGGCCTGAAGGGAATATTGGCTCTAAAAAAAGAATTAGCTTTAGAAGGGGCTGACGCACTAGCAGATTTACATTTTAATCTGAGATCACGCATCTTAGCCTTTCTATTAAAACGCTCTGGCCTACAAGTGAAACAGCTGGATAAAGGTCGTGCAGAAAAAAAGATGTTAACGCGGTTGAAAAACAAAGTTTTAACTCCGTTGAAACCTACTGTTGAACGCTATGCAGATGTCTTTCGTCAATTGGGTTTTCAATTCGTTTTACAGCATCAACTGGAGCCTAAAAAATTGCCATTACCCAACTTAGCACATGCTTTATTTTCAGATGATGGAAGTAAAAAGATTGGGATTGCACCTTTTGCCCAACATCCATATAAAGTGTTTCCTCTTGCAAAAATGCAGGAGGTTATTGCTAATTTATCACAAAAAAACGTTGATATATTTATATTCGGTGGAGGTAAAACGGAACAAGATCAAGCACAGAAATGGCAAGCGCTATATCCTAATGTACACAACACCATCGGTCGTTTCACGCTTAAAGAAGAATTAGCACTAATTGCTAATTTGGACCTAATGATTAGTATGGACTCATCGGGTATGCATATGGCTTCATTAATGGGTGTCCGTTGCATATCTATCTGGGGAGCCACACACCCGTTTGCAGGTTTTCTGGGGCACGGACAATCTTTAGATGATTGCATCCAAGTAGCGCATCCAAATAGACCTAACTCAATTTATGGCAACAAGGCTTGTAATTGTGATGGGATAGAAGCGATTGATCTGGTCACTCCGGAAATGATTATTAACAAAATCAAACAGATTATTTAA
- a CDS encoding NuoM family protein: MPTLSLLIFLPLVATALILALPTRFKDSYKYIALALTTIQFVLAGMAYFSFDPTPTGINTLEGYQLVEQLSWIRLDLGAVGKLEIDYLLGVDGISMPLLVLSTFVMLMAIGASWNMKKSVKGYFALLMLLNMAVIGIFCALDFFLFYLFYEVMLLPLYFLIGIWGGERREYAAMKFFIYTLLGSVFMLLVIVGLYFSVINPITGAHTFNMIHMMNPDNFVAGSIFAIDGYQEIFGISARLIGFIVLFFAFAIKVPIVPLHTWLPDAHVEAPTPVSIILAGILLKIGGYGIIRVCFSIFPDAAAASNWWLGLIGVVSILYGAFNALAQKDLKRMIAYSSVSHMGFVLLGLASFTAEGISGAMFQMISHGFLSAALFFLVGVIYDRVHDRYIPHFRGLANIMPKYTAYVAIAFFASLGLPGFSAFIAEAFVIIGTFNSASLGTGLPRWMAIAGSIGILMSAVYLLWTLQRMFFGETRLKGGEGWHTALVDLTAREQLILFPTLALALILGICPFIVFDQMNASVVNLVAFIQQYN; the protein is encoded by the coding sequence ATGCCTACACTATCCTTATTGATCTTTTTACCGCTTGTAGCAACAGCCCTCATACTGGCGCTTCCTACTCGCTTCAAAGATTCTTATAAATACATTGCCCTCGCCTTAACGACCATACAATTTGTGTTAGCAGGAATGGCCTACTTTTCCTTTGATCCCACTCCAACGGGTATCAATACGCTTGAAGGCTATCAATTGGTTGAACAATTGTCTTGGATTCGCCTTGACTTGGGCGCTGTTGGTAAACTGGAGATCGATTATTTACTTGGTGTCGATGGTATTTCCATGCCTTTATTGGTTTTAAGTACGTTTGTCATGCTAATGGCTATAGGCGCTTCTTGGAATATGAAGAAAAGTGTAAAGGGTTACTTTGCTTTGCTTATGCTATTGAATATGGCAGTCATCGGTATATTTTGTGCGCTGGATTTTTTCTTATTCTACTTATTTTACGAAGTGATGTTACTTCCTTTATATTTCTTGATAGGAATTTGGGGAGGAGAGCGAAGAGAATATGCGGCAATGAAATTTTTCATCTATACGTTGCTAGGTTCTGTTTTTATGCTTTTGGTTATCGTGGGACTCTATTTCTCCGTCATTAATCCGATAACGGGTGCCCATACGTTTAATATGATTCATATGATGAATCCAGACAACTTTGTAGCAGGTTCTATTTTTGCTATCGATGGTTATCAAGAGATTTTTGGGATATCAGCACGTTTGATTGGCTTTATTGTACTTTTCTTTGCTTTTGCGATTAAAGTTCCGATAGTGCCGTTGCATACTTGGCTTCCTGATGCTCACGTTGAGGCTCCGACACCTGTATCGATTATCCTTGCGGGTATTCTTTTAAAAATTGGTGGTTACGGCATCATTCGCGTTTGTTTCAGTATCTTTCCTGATGCCGCTGCAGCTAGTAATTGGTGGCTGGGGTTAATTGGTGTTGTGTCCATTTTATATGGTGCATTTAATGCTTTAGCACAAAAAGACTTAAAGCGCATGATTGCTTACTCATCTGTTTCGCATATGGGTTTCGTATTATTAGGTTTAGCATCCTTTACGGCAGAGGGTATTTCTGGAGCGATGTTTCAAATGATCAGCCATGGTTTTCTATCTGCTGCTTTATTCTTTTTAGTAGGGGTTATTTATGACCGTGTACATGATCGTTATATCCCACATTTTAGAGGATTGGCGAATATCATGCCTAAATACACTGCTTATGTTGCGATTGCTTTCTTTGCTTCTCTAGGTTTACCGGGTTTTTCAGCATTTATAGCGGAAGCATTTGTCATTATCGGTACTTTCAATTCGGCAAGTTTAGGTACGGGCCTTCCACGATGGATGGCTATTGCTGGATCTATTGGAATCCTGATGAGTGCAGTTTATCTACTTTGGACATTACAACGGATGTTTTTTGGGGAAACCCGATTAAAAGGAGGTGAAGGATGGCATACCGCACTAGTGGATTTAACAGCACGAGAACAGCTTATATTATTTCCAACATTAGCCCTAGCGCTGATCTTGGGAATATGCCCTTTTATAGTATTTGATCAAATGAATGCTTCGGTTGTAAATTTGGTTGCTTTTATTCAACAGTATAACTAA
- a CDS encoding glycosyltransferase, translating into MKIGFFNSIKTWGGGEKWHFEAAIHFAKLGHDVYFFGDQDSKLRTKLLDYPAITFVMVNLTNFSFLNPVKRYSLIAKFKELKLETLLINNPKDLKIAAYAAHIAKVSRIIYRRGSAIPIKNTFLNQRIFGNYITDVLANSLATKKTILVNNLQLFPEEKIKIIYNPIDIEAFDQSTYQKIVPNRQSDELIIGTLARLSPEKNQKLLIDLSVELSRQDINHQIYITGKGELEAELKAYSHEKGTDKHVHFLGFTDSPKSFLIDLDIFILPSLWEGFGYVLAEASLAEKPVIAFNNSSAPELVLNNISVFLTELNNIPQIVGKVKDLQHVELRHKMGIAGRQFVHQSFDKKKIYESLENYILKGN; encoded by the coding sequence ATGAAAATAGGATTTTTTAACTCTATAAAAACTTGGGGTGGTGGTGAAAAGTGGCACTTTGAAGCAGCTATTCATTTTGCTAAACTGGGGCATGATGTTTATTTTTTTGGCGATCAGGACAGCAAATTAAGAACAAAGTTACTTGATTATCCTGCGATTACTTTTGTAATGGTCAATTTAACAAATTTTAGTTTTTTGAATCCTGTAAAACGCTATTCATTAATTGCCAAGTTTAAGGAGTTAAAACTCGAAACACTGTTGATCAACAATCCAAAGGACTTGAAGATTGCTGCTTATGCTGCACATATAGCAAAGGTTTCCCGTATCATATACCGTAGAGGATCGGCTATTCCCATTAAAAATACATTTTTAAACCAGCGTATTTTTGGAAATTATATAACGGATGTATTAGCAAATTCGTTAGCTACAAAAAAAACGATCTTAGTCAATAACCTGCAATTATTTCCAGAAGAAAAGATCAAGATCATTTATAACCCGATAGACATAGAGGCATTTGACCAATCAACCTATCAAAAAATTGTCCCAAATAGGCAATCAGATGAACTCATAATAGGTACTCTCGCTAGACTATCTCCTGAAAAGAACCAAAAATTGCTGATTGACTTATCAGTAGAACTTTCACGGCAGGATATCAACCATCAGATTTATATCACAGGTAAAGGTGAATTAGAGGCGGAGCTGAAAGCCTACAGCCATGAAAAAGGTACAGATAAGCATGTTCACTTTTTAGGATTCACAGATTCTCCAAAGAGCTTTTTAATAGACCTAGATATCTTCATTTTACCTTCATTATGGGAGGGATTTGGCTATGTATTAGCAGAAGCTTCACTAGCAGAAAAACCTGTGATTGCTTTTAATAACAGTAGTGCGCCTGAATTAGTCTTGAATAACATCTCAGTTTTCCTAACAGAATTGAACAATATTCCACAAATTGTGGGAAAAGTTAAAGATTTACAACATGTAGAACTTCGCCATAAAATGGGTATTGCTGGTCGCCAATTCGTACATCAATCTTTTGATAAGAAGAAAATTTATGAGAGCTTAGAAAATTATATTTTAAAGGGAAATTAG
- a CDS encoding DUF4254 domain-containing protein, giving the protein MISALANTIFQRAIADYHVENEIDQVIQNPFESSSLEHLLYMKCWIDTVQWHMEDVIRNPQIDPKVALYWKRRIDESNQHRTDTVEYIDSYYLLKFQEVTPKEEAKINTESPAWAIDRLSILALKIYHMEQETRREDVEQTHIDACQIKLNILLEQRIDLSQSIDELLSDIQAGKKFMKVYKQMKMYNDPSLNPVLYQAGK; this is encoded by the coding sequence ATGATAAGTGCATTAGCTAACACTATTTTTCAACGTGCAATCGCAGATTACCATGTTGAAAACGAAATTGACCAGGTCATTCAAAATCCATTTGAATCGTCATCACTAGAACATTTGTTGTATATGAAATGTTGGATTGATACCGTCCAATGGCATATGGAAGATGTCATCAGAAATCCACAGATAGATCCCAAAGTAGCTTTATATTGGAAAAGGAGAATTGATGAATCTAACCAACACCGCACAGATACCGTGGAATATATAGATAGTTATTATCTATTAAAATTTCAAGAAGTTACTCCAAAGGAAGAGGCTAAAATCAATACCGAAAGTCCAGCTTGGGCGATTGATCGTTTGTCTATTTTAGCCTTAAAGATCTACCATATGGAGCAAGAGACAAGACGTGAAGATGTAGAACAAACTCATATCGACGCTTGTCAAATCAAATTGAACATCTTATTGGAGCAGCGTATCGATCTATCACAAAGTATTGATGAATTGTTATCGGATATTCAAGCAGGCAAGAAATTCATGAAAGTATACAAGCAGATGAAAATGTATAACGACCCGAGTTTAAATCCGGTTTTATATCAGGCTGGAAAATAA